TACAGCCACTGCACCAGCGGCTTCAGCGATTTTTGCTTGCTCAACGGAGGTAACATCCATTATTACCCCGCCTTTTAGCATTTGAGCAAGACCTCTTTTCAGTTGGGTACTCCCAAAAATCCTCACCATTTTTATACCTCCCTAACCTTTATATTGTATATTTTTTTTGTAAAAAATCAATACAATTTATTGTTGCATGTAATTCATTAGAATAGTGAATTCCTTTTAACTCTTTAAAATTTTATTTTCATCATCTGAAAGTGCTTTTATTAGGATCTTTACACTTTTTTAAATGATAAAATTTTAAGAAAAAGTTTATTCTTGTTAAATTAATCATGAACTTTTAAAGATATCTTAAATCTTAATTGATTAATACAAAACTTTTTATTAAGTGATCTTACTTAGATACCTCAAGATCTATTGTAAATATATTGAATTTTTAAAATCTACTACTCAGCAGTTTACAATCCTATCTTTAAATTATGCTTTACTTTTATATACTATGTTTGGGGGAGTTGAGGAGGACGTCTCTTCAATATCCCCCAAAGTCCTTTATTTATGCCTTATTATTATATCCTACTTCATCTGCAATTTGTTTAGCAATTCTATTGACATCGCTATCATCAAAATCAAGAGTAGGAATTTTCTTAACATTCATTTCTGTTATCGTGTATTCGTAGTCAATTTTTATTCCTTTTTGTTCCATAATTTTTGAGGCACATTTGTTTGAGCAACCGTTTATTAAAATGACACGCTTTGCATTTTTGCCTATGTTTACATGGGTGGGAGATCCAGCTCCTACTGCAGCCGTGCAACACATACGAGCACCTACCCCCATGTTAGTAAGCTTTTTTGCAACTTCATTACCAATTTGTCCAACACTTGCAGCGCCATCGCAAGCAAAAATAATGTCAAGGTTGGAAGCTTCTTTGCCACAAGACGGTAGTAAGTTCCAATTTTTGTTTTCTGTAACTTCGTTTTTTTCTTTTGCATTTTCTTCTTGCATGCTAACCTCCTAAGTTAATTTTTCCATAATTTTATTAGTTGACTTATTTTTTTGTTAACTTTAAAGTGTTGTCTTATTAAAGAAAGTTCTTTTCCAAACAGTTAGAAAACTCAATTAGTCTTATTTTTTTCAATTTCCTCTTTCCAATTTTGATTCTGAATTTTAGCAATACATTTATTATCTTTTCTCAAGTTAACTCTCAACTTGAGAAGTTCTCGTTCCTTTTTTATATAATCATCTGGAATGGATTGGATTGCTTTGAAAAGCAGTTTTAAAAAATCTTCTTCAGGCTCAATAGGAGAATAAAGAATGCCTTTTCCTACTCGCCTTATCTTAACAAGATTTGCTACCTTAAATTCTTTAAGATATTTGGATATGTTATACTGCGACTCTCCTAATGCATCTGTAAGTTCACATACGTAAAATTCACTATTTTCTTTTATTATAAGAGAGATTAATTTAAATCTTTTTTCATCCGCAATGGCCTTTAATATAGTTTCGTATCTAATCATATGCCAATTATAGCATATGTTATAAAAAAAGTCAATACTATATTATTGGGTTTATTATCCCAAAAAGAGAAAGCGTTTTAATGAGTAGATACGTAAAAAGTAGCAAAAAAATTATTCCAGTAAAGAGCTTTATTGTTGCAATATTTTTTCTAAACCAAATAGTAATTCTTTCTGAAGTTGCACCTTTATAAGCAACAAGCGTAATAACTACTAAAGGGATAACGAACATAAGGTTATATAGGATAAGATAAACAAGTGCTTTTGTTTTCGAGTTTTCCATACTAAAAATATAGACGATTGTTGGTAGATACGTTTGCCCCGTGCATGAGAATTCAACAATTGAAACAGGAAAAGCAACAAGAAATGCAGATAAGAACTCAATCGTGGTTATACGTTTTCTTAATAGCGTATGGATTGACTTTTTTTCTGCGTAAGAGAGTTGAAGAGTCATATCTTTTGTATTTCCATTTTTTGCTTTAAAGTAGTCTGAGAATGTTAAAACAACAAGTATAAACGTTATTAGAGCTGTGCAAAGATAAACCCAGCGTGATATAAAGTCAAAATATTTCCACTTAGCAATTATTTGAAAAAGCCCAATACCAAGTATAAGATATGAGATTCCAATACCAAGTATAAAAGAGATTCCCACTAAGAGCATTTCTTTTTTGGACTTTCCTTTTAAGGCTAGAAGTGATATGAAGAATATTAGAACGGTAATAGCACATGGATTGTAACCGTCTATTAAGCCAGCGCCAATTACAGTTAATACCCCAAATTTCTTAAACATCTCTACAAGTTGTGAATTTTCTGTATTTTCTTGGAGTGCTTTTTCAAGAAAGGCGTTTTCCTCTGGATTGAAATTTTCTATAACTTTGTCTAAATTGTGAAAAGCCTCTTCACGAACAAAAGCTTTTTTGCCTATAAATACTGCAGGGGTTACATTAATTTGATTTTCTTCAAGTCCGTATTTTTTACCAAGTTGAGAAAGAAGTTCTTTATTCTTGTTTTCTGCAACTGAGTATTCAATTATTTCTATTTTTGGATAGACTTCTTTTAAACTCTCAAGATAATTACGGGTAAGTGCACACTCGGAACATCCAGGGGTAGAAAAGAATACAATTTTTACATTGGTATTAGCGTTTACTTTTGTAAATGGTAAAATGAATAATAAAACAAAGATTAGTATAAAAAACTTTTTCATAGTAGTTTACATTCTATTTTAAAATCGTAATTGATTTTGTTTTTTCATCCCAATTTACTTTATAACCAAACGCTTCACTTATGAATCTCAGAGGAACAAAAGTTCTAGAATCAATAATTGACGGTGAGGTTTCAATCTCGTATTCAACTCCATTAATTAATGCTGTTTTCTTGCCTATGGTAAGTAAAATTGTTTTAGAGGAGTTTTTTATAATTACAGTTTTTGTTCTTTCGTCCCAACTTACATCAAATCCTAAAAATTCAGAAATAAATCTTATAGGCACGAGAGTTCTACCGCTATTTTTATCAATAAAAGGCGCAACATCCATGGTGTAAGAATTATTATTAACTATGATTTCCTTTTTTCCAATTGTCAAAACAATTTTTGTAGAAGATGGCGTATAATAGACGATTAGTTTCTTTTCGACACTTGTTTTTGTAAATGGATAAATAGCCACTATATTAACAGGTTGTAAGGAATTATTAGTTTTTGGTATGTATTCAAAATTAAATTCTCCATTCTCATTAACTTGAACTTTTTCATTATTTACATAAACATCACAATTTTGAGGAGACACACTACCTTTTACAAAGATTGCTTCTTTTTTCCATTCTTGAAAATTTACTGGGGTTTCAATATCCAAAACAGGAATTGTAGTATCAAGTATAATTTTTATTTCCTTAGTTGTTTTGTTCCCAGCTTTATCAGTTA
The Caldisericaceae bacterium genome window above contains:
- a CDS encoding ArsR family transcriptional regulator; translation: MIRYETILKAIADEKRFKLISLIIKENSEFYVCELTDALGESQYNISKYLKEFKVANLVKIRRVGKGILYSPIEPEEDFLKLLFKAIQSIPDDYIKKERELLKLRVNLRKDNKCIAKIQNQNWKEEIEKNKTN